The DNA sequence TAAATTGCATCAAGCTTTTTTATTTTTAGTAAATTAGTACTAAGATTCTTATAAATAAAATATTATATTTAATTTATGCATATTAGAGATATAAAAATCGTTAACATAAATATTAAATATAAATAAGAATAAACATCTTAAACTACTTATTATTGGTTAATATGACTAAAAATATTACAAAAAAGTAATAAAATTAAAAAAAATTTAAAAAAAATTCATCAAAAATTCACATACGAACAAAGAATGAAAAAACATTGAAATTTCAATATATTAAACTGATTACAATTTGTAACTGTTTTGTAACCCATTTTATTTTTCATAGGTATCAGGTGTTTACAAATGAGAAAAATTATATTAACATAAATGTACAACTTAAAAAAGTTACGAAAAGGTAACAAAAGCTTAAAATTAAAAAGCCAATTAAATAAGACGAGAGAGTCTAGTAATATATATTAAAAATTTAGAAATTTGAATGGAGGAGTTTTATGAGTTTGAATAAGAGGACAAAGAAATCATTAGTATTAACATTAGGATTAGTAGTTGGAGGGTTATACACTTCAGCAGGTAATATCTATGCGGCAGAAAAGGAAGTAGTAAGAGCGGAGAAATTAAATGTAAGAAAAGGGCCTTCTATAAATGATGATAGAATAGCATCATTAGATAGAGGTATGGTTGTTGAAATATTAGAAACAAGTAACGGATGGAATAAGATAAAGACTTCAGATAACAAAGAAGGTTGGGTAAGCGGAGAATACACAACTAAAGAAAAAGCTACAGTTAAAGTAAATGAATTAAATATAAGAAAAGGTCCTTCTGCTAAAGAAGACAAAATAGGATCATTAGAAAATGGAGCAGTTATCGAAATATTAGAAGATAATGATAATTGGTATAAAATAAAATTAGAAGATAACAAAACTGGATGGGTAAGTGCTGAGTATGTTATAACAGAAACTCAAGCTAAAGAGCAAGCTGAAATGGCTAAATCTGAAAAAGCTCAATCAACTGTTAAGGAAGAAAAAAGTGAAGCTGTAGTATCAAATACTACTACAAATGAAAGTTCAAATACTGTTTCAAAGAGTGAACCAGTTAAAGAAGAAACAAATACATCAAGCAGTAATAAAAACGGAAGATTAATGACTGTAAATGCAAGTGCATATTCAGGCCACTCTATAACATCAACAGGAACAACTCCAAAATGGGGAACAATAGCAGTAGATCCTTCAGTAATACCTTATGGAACTAGAGTTTATATACCTAAGTTTGATATGGTATTCATAGCAGAAGATTGTGGAAGTGCTATAAAAGGCAATAAGATAGATATATTCATGAATAGTGAATCAGAGTGTAATACTTTCGGAAGACAAAATATAGAAATACAAATATTAGGATAATATTTTAAGCCAAGATAGATAAAAGACTATCTTGGCTTATTTTTTGTTTAAATTAAATTATGAAAATGTAGTAAATTATAGGAATTATTAGATAGATATTTATTATAGAAGAAAAAATTAAAAAATAGAAGATAAAAATGCTTGTAATCAAGTATTTTAAAGGGATTAAAGAAAAATATTAGCTAAGTATGACAAAAGATAAACGATATTAAATTTAAGCTTGAAATTTATAGTTATATTAACATTGTTACAAATATATTTATATAAAATAAATACTATAAATTTAAAAATAATAGACAACTTTAATAATACTATAAAAAGTTACAATCAAACGAAAATATCTTAATAAAAACAATTTTAATAGTGAATAAAAAATATAAAATACATTATAAAACCTATATTAAAAACAAAAAATAAAAAAAATTTTTTGGAAAAATTTGCATAGTACAGTTAAATTACCAACATATTGAAATTCCAACGATTTAATTGAAGTAAAGATTGTAACTGTTTTGTAACTTTTTACCATTTTATAAGTGGTAGGTATTTACAAATATAAAAAATTGTATTAACATTAATAACAACTTAAAAAAAGTTACGAAAAAGTAACAAAACTTTATATTAAAACAAGAAAATTTCAGGACTGATTAGTCAATTATATACAATTTTTATTTAAACAAAGGGAGGAAGCTATATGAGTATGAATAAAAGAGTAAAAGGATCATTAGTTTTAACGTTAGGATTAGTAGTTGGAGGATTATACGCATCAACAAATAATATATATGCAGCAGAAAAGGAAGTAGTAAAAGTTGATAAGTTAAATGTAAGAAAAGGGCCATCAACAGATAATGAAAAGATAGGATCATTAGATAGAGGAATGGTTGTTGAAATATTAGAATCTAACAACGGATGGAATAAAGTAAAACTTGCAAATGGTGAAGAAGGATGGGTAAGTGCTGATTATACTACTAAAGAAAAAGGATCAGTAACTGCTGATATATTAAATGTAAGAAAAGGACCATCTATAGAAAATGATAAAATAGGATCATTAGAAAATGGTAAAACAATAGAAATATTAGAAGAAAATAATAACTGGTATAAAGTACAACTAGATGATAATACAACAGGATGGGTTAGTGGAGACTATGTATTAAAAGAAAGTCAATCTAAAGCTCAAAATAATAAGAGTCAAGATGACCAAGCTGATTCAACAAAGCAAGAAGCTAAACCTGTAGTAGAAGCAGCTGTAGTTCCAACTCAAAAAAATAAAGAGCAACAAAAAGAGCAACAAACTGAATCTTTGGTAGCTAATGCAGAAACTAATCAAAACTCTGCAAATAATAACCAAAATAATGTAGTTGAAGAAAAAACTCAACCAGTTAAAAGTGAAGAAAAAACAAACAATAATGTAGTTGATAAAAATGAAGTAGAAAATAATACTAAAGAAGAGTCAACTTCTAACAATAAAACAGGAAGATTAATGACTGTAAATGCTAGTGCATATTCAGGACATTCTGTAACATCAACAGGAACAACTCCAAAATGGGGAACAATAGCAGTAGACCCTTCAGTAATACCTTATGGAACTAGGGTTTATATACCTAAGCTTGATATGGTATTTACAGCAGAAGACTGTGGAGGAGCTATAAAAGGTAATAAAATAGATATATTCATGAATAATGAAGCTGATTGTAATAATTTTGGTAGACAAAATATAGAGATACAAATATTAGGATAATGAAAAGAGACTAATTAGTCTCTTTTTTTATTATGAAATTTATTGATTAGAATAAACATCTTAAAGGTAATTAATAATTATATGGTTATTAATTACTTTTGAGATGTTTTTTAATTTAGTTTTAAATTATTTTTTAAATTATGGGGGAAAGTTAAATGAATTTACGTGTTATGATAGAATACTTTATTATAAATTATGGATTAATAAGTATATTTATTATTGTGGCTTTAGAATACTCAAATATACCTTTACCTAGCGAAGTTATTTTGCCTATGGTTGGAATACTTGCGACTAAATATAATATGAACTTTATATTTGTTCTAATTATAAGTATACTAGGAGGCTTAGTTGGATGTTTACTAAACTATTATATCGGTATTAAATTTGGGAAACCATTATTAGATAAAATTATAAAAAAATTTCCAACTACTAAAAAATCAATAAATGAGTCTTATAGATTTATAACAAAATACGATAAAGCATCAGTTTTAATTGCAAGAATAGTACCTGTTGCTAGAACTATTATATCTATAGTTGCAGGAGTTGGTAAAATGAATATATTTTCATTTATAATATTTTCATCTATAGGAATTGGCATATGGAATTTAACATTAATTTATTTAGGATATATTATAGGAGATAATTTAAATTTAATAGGTATTTTAATAAAAAAATATTCTGCAGTTATTTTGATTTTTATATTAATAGTATTAGTTGCTTATTTTATAAAAAAAATTATTAACTCTAAAAAAATCTAAAATAACATATTAATTAAAATAAAAATTATCAAACATTTTACAGTAGCTTATATAATAATATTGAATGAATACTTTATTTTATTCTCAATTAAAATACAAAACTAATGAATTTACTATTTTTCTAAAATGATATTTATTTTCAAGTTAAATGAAAAATTAAATGATAATATATATCGACTATGGTATACTTTATAATGTGATATGGAGGTATATATGGAAAATATAAATAAATTTCAAAGTTTTGTAATATTAGGTATG is a window from the Paraclostridium sordellii genome containing:
- a CDS encoding SH3 domain-containing protein, yielding MSMNKRVKGSLVLTLGLVVGGLYASTNNIYAAEKEVVKVDKLNVRKGPSTDNEKIGSLDRGMVVEILESNNGWNKVKLANGEEGWVSADYTTKEKGSVTADILNVRKGPSIENDKIGSLENGKTIEILEENNNWYKVQLDDNTTGWVSGDYVLKESQSKAQNNKSQDDQADSTKQEAKPVVEAAVVPTQKNKEQQKEQQTESLVANAETNQNSANNNQNNVVEEKTQPVKSEEKTNNNVVDKNEVENNTKEESTSNNKTGRLMTVNASAYSGHSVTSTGTTPKWGTIAVDPSVIPYGTRVYIPKLDMVFTAEDCGGAIKGNKIDIFMNNEADCNNFGRQNIEIQILG
- a CDS encoding SH3 domain-containing protein, with the protein product MSLNKRTKKSLVLTLGLVVGGLYTSAGNIYAAEKEVVRAEKLNVRKGPSINDDRIASLDRGMVVEILETSNGWNKIKTSDNKEGWVSGEYTTKEKATVKVNELNIRKGPSAKEDKIGSLENGAVIEILEDNDNWYKIKLEDNKTGWVSAEYVITETQAKEQAEMAKSEKAQSTVKEEKSEAVVSNTTTNESSNTVSKSEPVKEETNTSSSNKNGRLMTVNASAYSGHSITSTGTTPKWGTIAVDPSVIPYGTRVYIPKFDMVFIAEDCGSAIKGNKIDIFMNSESECNTFGRQNIEIQILG
- a CDS encoding DedA family protein, translating into MNLRVMIEYFIINYGLISIFIIVALEYSNIPLPSEVILPMVGILATKYNMNFIFVLIISILGGLVGCLLNYYIGIKFGKPLLDKIIKKFPTTKKSINESYRFITKYDKASVLIARIVPVARTIISIVAGVGKMNIFSFIIFSSIGIGIWNLTLIYLGYIIGDNLNLIGILIKKYSAVILIFILIVLVAYFIKKIINSKKI